A single region of the Vibrio chagasii genome encodes:
- a CDS encoding monovalent cation:proton antiporter-2 (CPA2) family protein: MTGYFLQAFIYLVAAVIAVPIAKRHGLGSVLGYLIAGVVIGPIIGLVGEETTTIQHFAEFGVVMMLFLVGLELEPKMLWAMRNRLMGLGGLQVGGTAAIVMGIALAFGQPWTIALTIGLIFALSSTAIVLQTFNEKGLSKTEGGKNAFSVLLFQDIAVIPMLAFIPLLALPELIEAAQSAVTSASDHHEELSLVAGLPGWAYGLVITASIAIVVVGGHFLSRPLFRFVASSGLREIFTATALMLVIGIAALMSLVGLSPALGTFLAGVVLANSEFRHELESNIDPFKGLLLGLFFITVGAGINFDVLFNDFILIIGLTLGVMLLKAAVLFTLALIFKIKNSDRWLFTLSLAQAGEFGFVLLSFSAQNHVLPADIVQTLSLVVALSMFLTPGLFILFDKVILHRYEQKSNDREEDTIEEKGTVIIAGIGRFGQIVNRLLVSNDVKTVVLDHQANQVDVLRSINIKSYFGDATRHDLLHTAGIEEAAMLVVAIDNQDSSVELVKYVKHSYPNVKILARAFDRGHSYRLREAGADFVESETYHSALEMGAQALRSLGHHPFFVEQQKSTYQRVESRKSEKLFKAWSEAEDNPRYDNNYRQIFIHLEEAMKEDMKKDRSDKHSRSERGWTPPPKGYADGFEEEES, from the coding sequence ATGACGGGATATTTTCTACAAGCCTTTATCTACTTAGTCGCCGCCGTGATCGCAGTGCCGATAGCTAAGCGTCATGGCTTAGGCTCAGTACTGGGATATTTAATCGCAGGTGTGGTTATCGGACCTATCATCGGCCTTGTCGGTGAAGAAACCACCACCATTCAACACTTTGCCGAATTCGGGGTTGTGATGATGCTGTTCTTAGTTGGCCTTGAACTTGAGCCTAAGATGCTATGGGCAATGCGAAATCGCTTGATGGGCCTTGGTGGTCTGCAAGTGGGGGGCACCGCAGCCATTGTAATGGGCATTGCTCTAGCCTTTGGCCAACCTTGGACTATCGCTCTCACTATCGGCTTAATCTTTGCGTTGTCATCGACAGCGATTGTACTGCAAACATTCAACGAGAAAGGCTTATCTAAGACTGAAGGCGGTAAGAATGCCTTCTCGGTTCTTTTGTTCCAAGATATTGCCGTTATTCCGATGCTGGCATTCATTCCTCTGTTGGCGTTGCCAGAATTAATAGAAGCTGCACAAAGCGCGGTCACTTCAGCTTCTGACCACCATGAAGAGTTAAGTCTGGTTGCTGGCCTACCTGGTTGGGCTTATGGTCTTGTGATTACTGCATCTATCGCGATTGTGGTTGTTGGCGGGCACTTCTTAAGCCGTCCACTCTTCCGCTTCGTCGCAAGCTCTGGCCTGCGTGAGATCTTCACGGCAACGGCACTGATGCTGGTTATTGGTATTGCTGCACTGATGAGCCTTGTCGGCTTATCGCCTGCACTAGGCACTTTCCTTGCGGGTGTTGTACTGGCGAACAGTGAATTCAGACACGAACTGGAATCGAACATCGACCCGTTCAAAGGACTGCTGCTTGGCTTGTTCTTTATTACGGTAGGTGCGGGAATCAACTTCGATGTTCTATTCAATGATTTCATCCTAATCATAGGGCTAACTCTGGGTGTCATGTTACTAAAAGCAGCTGTGCTTTTTACCTTGGCATTGATTTTCAAAATCAAGAACAGTGATCGTTGGCTATTTACACTGAGCTTGGCGCAAGCCGGTGAGTTTGGATTCGTACTATTAAGCTTCTCGGCGCAAAACCACGTATTGCCGGCTGACATTGTTCAAACGCTCTCACTAGTGGTTGCTCTTTCAATGTTCCTAACTCCGGGCCTGTTTATTTTGTTTGATAAGGTGATTCTGCATCGTTACGAGCAAAAATCGAATGACCGTGAAGAGGACACTATCGAAGAGAAAGGCACAGTAATCATTGCGGGTATCGGGCGATTCGGTCAGATCGTTAACCGCTTATTGGTATCGAACGATGTCAAAACGGTGGTTCTGGACCATCAGGCTAACCAAGTCGACGTGTTGCGCTCTATTAATATCAAATCTTACTTTGGTGATGCGACTCGTCACGATCTGTTGCACACTGCGGGTATCGAAGAAGCAGCAATGCTTGTTGTTGCCATCGACAATCAAGACTCAAGCGTGGAGCTCGTCAAGTACGTTAAGCACTCCTACCCTAACGTAAAAATCTTGGCTCGTGCGTTCGACCGTGGTCATAGTTACCGCTTAAGAGAGGCTGGTGCTGATTTCGTGGAATCAGAAACCTACCACTCAGCACTAGAAATGGGCGCACAAGCCCTACGCTCGTTGGGTCACCACCCATTCTTCGTAGAACAGCAGAAATCGACCTATCAACGTGTTGAAAGCCGTAAGTCTGAAAAGCTATTCAAAGCTTGGTCGGAAGCGGAAGACAACCCAAGGTACGACAACAACTATCGACAGATATTTATTCACCTTGAAGAAGCGATGAAAGAAGACATGAAGAAAGACCGATCCGATAAGCACTCTCGCTCAGAGCGTGGTTGGACACCGCCTCCAAAAGGTTATGCAGACGGTTTTGAAGAAGAGGAATCATAA
- a CDS encoding DUF819 family protein has product MITNDAVIMGMLAVILGGVFITESSQNSALKKFYSFIPGLLLCYFVPSLLNSFGIIDASNSKLYFVASRYLLPAALVLLIISADLRKIFGLGSKAVIMFLTGTAGIIIGGPLAILIIDQVNPDLVSGDVWRGLTTVAGSWIGGGANQAAMKEVFDVNDNLFSAMITVDVICANIWMAVLLIMAGRQKKIDAWLKADTSSIEELKETVSKYQEENARPTTTTDLMKIAGIAFGLTGLAHFFSDIIAPWISTNAPELAKYSLTSGFFWLIVIVTTFALIASCFKSTRSLEHSGASKIGSAFIYILVATIGMQMDVTAIFDNPGYFFIGITWLTIHALLMIAMAKIIRAPLFFMAVGSQANVGGAASAPVVAAAFHPALAPVGILMAVLGYALGTYGAYICGLIMQAAAG; this is encoded by the coding sequence ATGATCACTAATGATGCCGTAATTATGGGCATGTTAGCTGTTATTCTTGGCGGCGTATTTATCACGGAAAGTAGCCAAAACAGCGCACTGAAAAAATTCTATTCATTCATCCCAGGCCTATTGCTCTGCTACTTTGTTCCTTCATTGTTGAACAGTTTTGGTATCATCGATGCGTCAAACTCAAAACTATACTTCGTAGCAAGCCGCTACCTACTACCAGCGGCACTGGTACTACTGATCATTTCAGCGGATCTTCGTAAGATCTTTGGTCTTGGCTCAAAAGCCGTCATCATGTTCCTGACTGGTACTGCAGGTATTATCATTGGTGGTCCTCTGGCGATTCTGATCATCGACCAAGTAAACCCTGACCTTGTCTCTGGTGACGTGTGGCGCGGCCTAACGACAGTAGCAGGTTCTTGGATTGGTGGTGGGGCAAACCAAGCTGCGATGAAAGAAGTGTTCGATGTAAATGATAACCTGTTCTCAGCAATGATTACGGTTGACGTTATCTGTGCAAACATCTGGATGGCAGTGCTACTAATTATGGCTGGCCGTCAGAAGAAAATTGACGCATGGCTAAAAGCAGACACTTCTTCAATCGAAGAACTGAAAGAAACGGTATCGAAATACCAAGAAGAAAACGCTCGCCCGACAACAACAACCGATCTCATGAAGATCGCTGGTATTGCCTTTGGTCTAACAGGCCTTGCTCACTTCTTCAGTGACATAATCGCACCATGGATCTCAACGAATGCTCCAGAACTAGCAAAATACAGTCTAACATCTGGCTTCTTCTGGCTAATCGTTATAGTTACAACGTTCGCGTTGATCGCTTCGTGCTTCAAATCGACACGTAGCCTAGAGCACAGTGGCGCATCGAAAATTGGTTCAGCGTTCATCTATATCTTAGTTGCTACCATCGGTATGCAAATGGACGTTACAGCAATCTTTGACAACCCAGGTTACTTCTTCATTGGTATCACATGGCTAACTATCCATGCCCTGCTCATGATTGCGATGGCGAAAATCATTCGTGCACCGCTGTTCTTCATGGCAGTAGGTAGCCAAGCTAACGTTGGTGGCGCGGCATCAGCTCCAGTCGTTGCAGCAGCATTCCACCCAGCATTAGCTCCAGTAGGTATCTTGATGGCGGTACTAGGTTACGCGTTAGGTACATACGGCGCTTACATCTGTGGCCTAATCATGCAGGCTGCTGCGGGTTAA
- the tdh gene encoding L-threonine 3-dehydrogenase — translation MKIKALSKLKPEEGIWMTEVEKPEMGHNDLLIRIKKTAICGTDVHIYNWDEWSQNTIPVPMVVGHEYVGEVVGIGQEVRGFEIGDRVSGEGHITCGHCRNCRGGRTHLCRNTTGVGVNRTGAFSEYLVIPAFNAFKIPAEISDDLASIFDPFGNAVHTALSFDLVGEDVLITGAGPIGIMAAAVAKHVGARHVVITDVNEYRLDLAKKMGVTRAVNVMEEKLEDVMADLGMTEGFDVGLEMSGVPSAFNSMLTNMNHGGKISLLGIPPSDMAVDWNQVIFKGLVIKGIYGREMFETWYKMASLIQSGLDLSPIITHHYKVDDFQAGFDMMRSGMSGKVILDWE, via the coding sequence ATGAAAATTAAAGCACTTTCTAAACTTAAGCCTGAAGAAGGCATTTGGATGACCGAGGTTGAAAAACCTGAAATGGGTCATAATGATCTTCTTATCCGTATTAAGAAAACCGCAATTTGTGGTACAGACGTACATATCTACAACTGGGATGAGTGGTCACAAAACACAATTCCAGTACCTATGGTTGTAGGTCACGAATACGTAGGTGAAGTTGTTGGCATCGGCCAAGAAGTTCGTGGTTTTGAAATCGGCGATCGTGTTTCTGGCGAAGGTCACATCACATGTGGTCACTGTCGTAACTGTCGTGGCGGCCGTACTCACCTTTGTCGTAACACTACTGGTGTTGGCGTTAACCGCACTGGTGCGTTCTCTGAATACCTTGTGATCCCTGCGTTCAACGCGTTTAAGATCCCTGCGGAGATTTCAGATGACCTAGCATCAATCTTTGACCCGTTCGGTAACGCTGTACACACAGCACTTTCTTTCGACCTAGTAGGTGAAGACGTGCTAATCACTGGTGCTGGCCCAATCGGTATCATGGCTGCTGCGGTTGCTAAGCACGTAGGTGCTCGTCACGTTGTAATTACTGATGTAAACGAATACCGCTTAGACCTTGCTAAGAAGATGGGCGTAACGCGCGCTGTAAACGTGATGGAAGAGAAGCTTGAAGATGTAATGGCTGATCTAGGCATGACAGAAGGCTTCGATGTAGGCCTAGAAATGTCTGGTGTACCATCAGCATTCAACAGCATGCTAACTAACATGAACCACGGCGGTAAGATCTCTCTACTAGGTATTCCACCATCAGACATGGCAGTAGACTGGAACCAAGTAATCTTTAAAGGCTTGGTTATCAAAGGCATCTACGGTCGTGAGATGTTCGAAACTTGGTACAAGATGGCTTCACTAATCCAGTCTGGCCTAGATCTGTCTCCAATCATTACTCACCACTACAAAGTAGACGACTTCCAAGCAGGCTTCGACATGATGCGCTCTGGTATGTCTGGTAAAGTAATCCTAGATTGGGAATAA
- a CDS encoding glycine C-acetyltransferase, protein MSSAFYQQIQNQIEEVKEEGLYKSERIITSAQKAAVSISTGEEVLNFCANNYLGLANHPELIEAAKGGMDQHGFGMASVRFICGTQDSHKELEQKLSTFLGKEDTILYTSCFDANAGLFETILGKEDAIISDALNHASIIDGVRLCKAMRFRYANNNMEELEQQLIAAKEAGARHTLIVTDGVFSMDGVVANLPAICDLADKYDALVMVDDSHAVGFMGENGAGTHEFHNVVDRIDIITGTLGKAMGGASGGYTSGKKEVIDWLRQRSRPYLFSNSVAPAIVSASIRVLDLLAESGDLRTTLWENSAHFRTRMEEAGFTMGGADHAIIPIMLGDAKVAAEFAERALERGIYVVGFSFPVVPKGQARIRTQMSAAHSREQLDRAIDAFIQVGKDMGII, encoded by the coding sequence ATGTCTTCTGCATTTTACCAACAGATTCAAAATCAAATCGAAGAAGTTAAAGAAGAAGGTCTTTACAAGTCTGAGCGCATTATCACTTCTGCTCAAAAAGCAGCGGTTTCTATCTCGACTGGTGAAGAAGTACTAAACTTCTGTGCAAACAACTACTTAGGTCTTGCGAACCACCCTGAGCTTATCGAAGCTGCAAAAGGTGGTATGGATCAGCACGGTTTTGGTATGGCTTCAGTTCGTTTCATCTGTGGTACTCAAGATTCTCATAAAGAGCTAGAGCAAAAGCTGTCTACGTTCCTAGGTAAAGAAGACACAATCCTATACACATCTTGTTTTGATGCTAATGCTGGCCTATTCGAAACGATTCTAGGCAAAGAAGATGCAATCATCTCTGATGCACTAAACCACGCATCTATCATCGATGGTGTTCGTCTATGTAAAGCGATGCGCTTCCGCTATGCGAACAACAACATGGAAGAGCTAGAGCAGCAACTTATCGCAGCTAAAGAAGCTGGCGCTCGCCACACGCTAATCGTAACTGACGGCGTATTCTCAATGGACGGCGTAGTAGCTAACCTTCCTGCTATCTGTGACCTTGCAGACAAGTACGATGCACTAGTAATGGTTGATGATTCTCACGCTGTGGGCTTCATGGGTGAAAACGGCGCTGGTACTCACGAGTTCCACAACGTTGTTGATCGCATCGATATCATCACAGGTACGTTAGGTAAAGCAATGGGTGGCGCTTCAGGCGGTTACACGTCTGGTAAGAAAGAAGTGATCGACTGGCTACGTCAGCGTTCTCGTCCATACCTATTCTCTAACTCTGTTGCACCAGCAATCGTATCAGCGTCTATCCGCGTTCTAGATCTTCTAGCAGAATCTGGTGACCTACGTACAACACTATGGGAAAACTCTGCGCACTTCCGTACTCGCATGGAAGAAGCTGGTTTCACTATGGGTGGTGCTGACCACGCAATCATCCCAATCATGCTTGGTGATGCAAAAGTAGCGGCTGAATTCGCAGAGCGCGCTCTAGAGAGAGGCATCTACGTTGTAGGCTTCTCTTTCCCAGTAGTACCAAAAGGTCAAGCTCGTATCCGTACGCAAATGTCTGCAGCACACTCTCGTGAGCAACTAGACCGCGCAATCGATGCGTTCATCCAAGTTGGTAAAGACATGGGTATCATCTAA
- a CDS encoding EAL domain-containing protein produces MTLSDHIIQEAFENDWHTCFYQPKVEASAEKVTGVEALFRLNIPEEGVFSPGVFIDRAFALGYEEEIFFCVLEQYLTEVKSLSAHLNLAVNVSKKVLANPDNVEKVRELLWNTSFKAKQLTFELSEADQWDEELCEQIKRYKALGIKISIDDFGVGYSDMNKVMNLDVDEVKFDKSIVNSEDSSRSELIQQTLAYCKASGIKTVAEGVEDVDRHQRVHQLGFDRCQGFLYSKPLPLTDLRLVM; encoded by the coding sequence ATGACACTATCCGACCACATCATTCAAGAAGCCTTCGAAAACGACTGGCACACCTGCTTTTATCAACCAAAAGTAGAAGCGAGTGCAGAGAAAGTAACAGGCGTAGAAGCACTGTTTCGCCTGAATATTCCAGAAGAAGGTGTCTTTTCACCCGGTGTGTTCATTGATCGTGCGTTCGCGCTAGGTTACGAAGAAGAGATCTTCTTTTGTGTTCTTGAGCAATATTTAACTGAAGTGAAGTCACTATCAGCACACTTGAACTTGGCCGTAAATGTCAGCAAGAAAGTTCTAGCGAACCCAGACAACGTAGAAAAAGTACGTGAACTACTTTGGAATACCTCGTTCAAAGCAAAACAGTTAACGTTCGAACTCAGTGAAGCCGATCAATGGGATGAAGAGCTCTGCGAACAGATTAAACGCTATAAAGCGCTTGGTATTAAAATCTCTATCGATGATTTCGGTGTGGGTTACTCAGACATGAATAAGGTGATGAACCTTGATGTCGATGAAGTGAAATTTGATAAGTCGATTGTAAATAGCGAAGACAGTTCTCGCTCTGAACTAATCCAGCAAACTTTGGCTTACTGTAAAGCATCTGGAATTAAAACCGTAGCGGAAGGTGTTGAAGATGTAGATAGACATCAACGTGTCCACCAGCTTGGCTTCGATCGCTGTCAGGGTTTCCTATACTCGAAGCCACTTCCGTTGACGGATCTTAGACTGGTCATGTAA